A DNA window from Cervus elaphus chromosome 17, mCerEla1.1, whole genome shotgun sequence contains the following coding sequences:
- the CCKAR gene encoding cholecystokinin receptor type A, producing MDVVDSLLMNESNLTPPCELGIENETLFCLDQPHPAKEWQSAVQILLYSLIFLLSVLGNTLVITVLIRNKRMRTVTNIFLLSLAVSDLMLCLFCMPFNLIPNLLKDFIFGSAVCKTTTYFMGTSVSVSTFNLVAISLERYGAICKPLQSRVWQTKSHALKVIAATWCLSFTIMTPYPIYSNLVPFTKNNNQTANMCRFLLPSDVMQQSWHTFLLLILFLIPGIVMMVAYGLISLELYQGIKFDASQKKSARERKPSSGSSGRYEDSDGCYLQRPQHPRKMELRQLSSGSGRRVHRIRSSSPAANLVAKKRVIRMLMVIVVLFFLCWMPIFSANAWRAFDTASAERRLSGTPISFILLLSYTSSCVNPIIYCFMNKRFRLGFLATFPCCPNPGPPGARGDVGDEVESGSTRASLSKCSYSHASASAPPP from the exons ATGGATGTGGTTGACAGCCTTCTCATGAATGAAAGCAACCTGACTCCCCCCTGTGAACTGGGGATCGAAAATGAGACGCTTTTCTGCTTGGATCAGCCCCATCCTGCCAAAG AGTGGCAGTCGGCCGTGCAGATTCTGTTATACTCCTTGATATTCCTGCTCAGCGTGCTGGGAAACACGCTGGTCATTACGGTGCTGATTAGGAACAAGAGGATGAGAACAGTGACCAACATTTTCCTCCTCTCCCTGGCTGTCAGCGACCTCATGCTCTGTCTCTTCTGCATGCCATTCAACCTCATCCCCAACCTGCTCAAGGATTTCATCTTCGGGAGCGCTGTTTGCAAGACCACCACCTACTTCATGG GTACCTCTGTGAGTGTCTCCACCTTTAATCTGGTCGCCATATCACTGGAGAGATATGGTGCAATTTGCAAACCCTTACAGTCCCGAGTCTGGCAAACGAAGTCCCATGCTTTGAAGGTGATTGCCGCTACCTGGTGCCTCTCCTTCACCATCATGACTCCATACCCAATTTATAGCAACTTGGTGCCTTTTACCAAAAATAACAACCAGACCGCAAATATGTGCCGCTTTCTACTGCCAAGTGACGTCATGCAGCAGTCCTG gcaCACATTCCTGTTACTCATCCTCTTTCTTATTCCTGGAATTGTGATGATGGTGGCATATGGATTAATCTCTTTGGAACTTTACCAAGGAATAAAATTTGATGCTAGCCAGAAGAAGTCTGCTCGAG AAAGGAAACCGAGCTCGGGCAGCAGCGGCAGGTATGAGGACAGCGACGGCTGCTACCTGCAGCGACCCCAGCACCCAAGGAAGATGGAGCTGCGGCAGCTGTCCTCCGGCAGCGGCCGCAGGGTCCACCGCATCAGGAGCAGCAGCCCCGCGGCCAACCTCGTGGCCAAGAAGCGTGTCATCCGCATGCTCATGGTCATCGTGGTCCTCTTCTTCCTGTGCTGGATGCCCATCTTCAGCGCCAACGCCTGGCGGGCCTTTGACACCGCCTCTGCCGAGCGCCGCCTCTCGGGGACCCCCATCTCCTTCATCCTCCTGCTGTCCTACACCTCGTCCTGCGTCAACCCCATCATCTACTGCTTCATGAACAAGAGGTTCCGCCTCGGCTTCCTGGCCACGTTCCCCTGCTGCCCCAACCCCGGCCCCCCGGGAGCGCGAGGGGACGTGGGGGACGAGGTGGAGAGCGGCAGCACGCGGGCGTCTCTGTCTAAATGCTCCTACAGCCACGCGAGCGCCTCGGCGCCGCCGCCCTGA